In Plasmodium falciparum 3D7 genome assembly, chromosome: 6, the genomic window ttattaatgttACTTAAATTATAGCatgaattaattatattatacacattattagaattgtatataatttttcatgtGCTGAGTATATCAACACATAAtttagatttttttttttttttccccctttttttttttttttttttttttttttgtatataaatatggaaCCAATAATAATTGATAATTTGTATGAATTTGGTAATGAAGAAGTTCGACTAGGTATTGATGAAGCTGGGAGGGGACCGGTATTAGGGCCTATGGTATATTCTGGTTTTTATTGCAATAAAGAACATGAGAAActattaaaagaaatgaaaattgATGATTCAAAAAAGATAACTGAAGCAGATAGAGAAAAAATGtttgtaaaattaaataatagtaaATTACCATTTGGTTGGAGAGTACACATATTATTACCACAAGACATAAGTGctaaaatgttaaaaaagcagaaatataatttaaatgaaatatcACATGATACAGCTATATCTATAATTGAACATGTTATAAATCGAGGATGTAATTTAACAGAAGTATTTGTAGATACTGTAGGGAAAGCAAGtgtatatgaagaaaaattacaaaaaatgtTCCCACATATAAAATGTACTGTAAAGGAGAAAGCTGATTCTTTATATCCAGTAGTAAGTGCAGCGTCAATTTGTGCTAAAGTTACACgtgattttcttttaaaaaaatggaaatatgAAGAAccaattattaatatagataatGGTTTTGGATCGGGTTATCCAGGAGACCCAGTAACCAAAAATTTcctaaaaaataattttgattCTGTTTTTGGCTTTCCTAGTATTGTTCGCTTTAGCTGGTCAACAGCTGATACTATGTTGGAAAACTTAGGGGAAAAAATTGAATGgtatgatgatgaagaggGTAATGACTCAAAAGCACTCAAAAGGAAAATACCATTTGATTATAGCAAATTTAAATCaccatatattaaaaggtcaacattttattcaaaaaatggTTTAGATTTAGTggaaaatttataaaaaaaaaaaaaaaaaaaaaaaaaaaaaaaaaaaaaggaataatacgacaatattattatgtgtgatatgcatatatgtatacatatgatACATATAACGGAACATTTTAGATAATCatacttataatataaatacttttctaattcatatataaaacttttatatattttttttttttttttccaatatAAATACTATAAATAGCTAGCTGTaaccatatatttttttttacaataaaaattatatatttataaaaaaagggaGGAAAAGAATGGAGAATACCTTATAAAATAGTTTAATTAATAAAGTAATATACACATAACGAATTATGtgctatatatttatgcttcatttttttatttttattttatttttttttgtaatattattttttttttagataaCTACTTATATTTGAATTTTGatatagataaaataaaacagcTTGAATTGTTCatgtaatttaaaaaaaaaaaaaaaaaaaaaaaaagaaaatgtaaaaCCTATTTAAGAGTTATCTAATGAAagtttttaaattttaataattacatatatatatatatatatatatattgattagTATATCTttatgttaaatatattttcttattttcgtTGTATTTATTGAGTTACtcataaaaattttgaacgaccctttttttaatatgaaaGGTATAAATAATCCGAGTATGATGGTATTTCAAAATATGCTTAATtacttaataaatatatagaaaaaaataattataaatattcaaaaaataaaaataaatatataaatgaattgtatttttttattgaagtaattataatatatatagaaaatataaatattcatcagattatatatataattaatatatatatataatacatttatttatttgtttgataagaaaaatatggcgatatataaatttactccaatctaataaaaatttaattttttttgtgggcttaaaatttttgaataaattttaaatcctatggttttatttttataatagtaatattgttgttcataatatattagctctatatatacataatattatctattatatacacaaagtatttatataattatacccTATgaactatttatattttttgaatatcaCTTTTATGAAGgttgatatatatttcttcttatattaaattaaaatatactaaaaaataaagaaatataatttaatattatataaaagaaaaatacgaaaaattaaaagaaataattatataattgttttcatttttttttttttttttttttttttttcatttaaatatcATGTTAATTtgctttttttattattattaacaaaataaaatgtatgtatgatatatatattatatttatgtatatatattttatatatattatattatgtaatattcCTATTACACTTTAATTTTTAGTCAGGTATGtaaaatttttgttattatttaaaaaataaaaagaaaaaattcaaatataaaaaaaaaacccttaaaatatttattaattttttcattctttactttttcttttgCTTTCTTCTattcctttatatttttattttattttattattttttttttttgttggggaatatttttaaattgtcTTGCTTATAAAAGTttacacttttttttttaagaaattttttttttatatttgaaataagttattattatataaattttaaaaggattatatgtttatatataatatttttttatttcactaattttttttttttttttttttttaatgcatatattatatatatatatatatatatataatataatataatatatgtatatatatataatatatgtatatatatatatatatatatatatatatatatatatatatgtatacttaaatatataaatatatatgtataattattatataataaatattattatatacatatatataatatatatatatatatatatatatatatatataatatatatatatatatatatatgtatatatattattattataatgcagtatttttaaatatttttatgttataataaatttttttttttccttttttttatttaaaaaggatatttatatacaaaaatattattaatacatataatatatatatatatattatatactataggattgttatattaaaatattatattaatattataatatatatattatatatataatacttttttatatgagttttattttattttattttattttactttattttttttaaattaattatattatcattatatattatataataataaacacaaaaaaaaaaataaaataaatataataataataataatatatatatgtatatatatacatatttatataataattatattgttttttatttttatatatatatatatatatatatatataatattataatattataatattatgattaaaAATTTTCACATTAAggaataatttaattttcattttatattactttttttttcccttattGCTGTTGtgtagtttttttttttttttttttcattatttatatatataatatatttaacataattttatttgatttgattataatttcattgtatttatataatatatattatatttaatataattatgtatatatgtaatatggattaattatttaattgttcaaaaatatttaccatttatttataaagatatatatattttttagggctttttacttatataatatatatatatatataaatgttataaaaaaaaaaaaataaaatataaatatatatatatatattttatattttattaacacatatattatatatatatttatatatatatatatatatatatatatatatattttttaaataattgaaTTTGATccttatatcatatataaatattaggTTAAGcacataaatttttttattgccTTAGATAAATATAGGAAAATAAGaatatctacatatatacatagagTAATTATTTACCATATACTTTTctgtatttaatttaaaaatgagTGAGTACGATATTGCAAAAAATGATGTAACATATACCAAGTTAGATACAATAGAATGTGATATACCAATAAATGAAGAGTTATCATGgagaattaataaatttgtgAATCAGTTAAGAATATCTTATTCAACATTAGAAGAATTTGTAGACAATTTTGTATATGAATTAAAGAAAGGTTTAGAAGCTCATCGTAAACATCCAAATTTATGGATTCCTCATGAGTGTAGTTTTAAGATGTTGGATTCATGTATTGCTAATATTCCTACTGGTCAAGAGAAGGGTACATATTATGCTATAGATTTCGGTGGTACTAATTTTCGAGCTGTAAGAGCTTCATTAGatggaaaaggaaaaataaagaGAGATCAAGAAACATATAGTTTAAAATTTACAGGATCCTATTCTCATGAGAAAGGTTTATTAGATAAGCATGCAACAGCATCACAATTATTTGATCATTTTGCTgaaagaattaaatatattatgggGGAATTTAATGATTTAGATAATAAAGAAGTGAAGAGTGTTGGATTTACCTTTTCTTTCCCTTGTACATCACCTTCAATTAATTGTTCAATTCTTATTGATTGGACAAAGGGATTTGAAACAGGTAGAGCTACGAATGATCCAGTAGAAGGTCGTGACGTATGTAAATTAATGAATGATGCTTTTGTAAGAGCTGCTATTCCAGCGAAAGTATGTTGTGTATTGAATGATGCTGTTGGTACTCTTATGTCATGTGCATATCAAAAAGGTAGAGGTACCCCACCATGTTATATAGGTATTATATTAGGTACTGGTTCTAATGGTTGTTATTATGAACCTGAATGGAAGAAATATAAGTATGCtggaaaaattataaatatcgaATTTGGTAATTTTGATAAAGATTTACCTACATCACCCATCGATTTAGTTATGGATTGGTATTCAGCTAATCGTAGTAGACAATTGTTTGAAAAAATGATATCTGGTGCTTACTTAGGTGAAATCGTAAGAAGATTTATGGTAAATGTTTTACAAAGTGCATGTTCTAAAAAGATGTGGATTAGTGATAGTTTCAATTCAGAATCTGGTAGTGTTGTATTAAATGATACTTCAAAAAATTTTGAAGATAGTAGGAAAGTTGCTAAGGCTGCTTGGGATATGGATTTTACTGATGAACAAATTTATGTCTTACGTAAAATTTGTGAAGCTGTATATAATAGATCTGCAGCTCTTGCTGCTGGTACTATAGCTGCTATAGCTAAAAGAATCAAAATTATTGAACATTCTAAATTTACTTGTGGTGTTGATGGCTCCTTATTTGTTAAAAATGCTTGGTATTGTAAAAGATTACAAGAACATTTAAAAGTTATCTTAGCTGACAAAGCtgaaaatttaattattattccaGCAGATGATGGTTCAGGAAAGGGAGCAGCCATCACAGCAGCAGTCATCGCATTAAATGCGGACATTCCACAATTaccataaattataataatatatatatatatatatatatatatatatgtatatatttgtatataaatattttcatacaaatatttatatatatatttttgtctgTATGTGAGTGTGTGAAGAGataatatcatttatatttatcaatatataaaactttatgattttattatatattcaaagtGCTATATACccgaaatatataaaatatatgtatatatatatatatatatatatatatatatatttatttattatatgtatatatttactcttactttttttccctttggtctttttttatgtttttttaatgctttttatatattttggctaacttaaaatattttatatacacaaaaatataaatatattaattataataataatagtacataagtatataaataatatatatatatatatttatatatatatatatatatatatatatatatatataatatatttattattctccatttttatttttacaaaaattataagatTTTCACTTTTAAATGCTAttgtatatacataataaaaattatgtatttattgtatatatatacatatatatgtgtatatttttttttttttcaactttcttatttttatataaaattaatgtaatttttaataaaaaacctttaatgaaatttttaataaaaaacctttaatgaaatttttaaaaatgaatatgaaatgtttataaaaatttggtattttaaatttatataattattaactTCACGTTCATTGTTTATTCtgtgtatatgtataacatatacatgtactaaaaattatattttaaatattattgttatttctttttttaactttttatATGCTTCAATTAATCCTATaggattaaataaatatttttttgtattaatttttgtttttacaCAATTACAAAAATTGAAATGAAATTACTAACATGGCatcagaaatatataatatatttaaaaatatgaagatataaatgtattatatttatatatatatgtatttatttatttatttattttactcttttttttttttttaatttttgtcatattaacaaaaaattgTAAAAGAATGTGATTCagcattataaaaaataaaatacgttttaataataataaagaatatataattcaagtATATAAAGTGttgtcatttttatattacacttatatataaccattataatttatgaCTATGCTTTATATGTTAGTATATAAGACCATTGGATAAAAGagcacatataaatatatatatatatatatatatatatatatatatatatatatatgtatgtatgtatgtatgtatatagcTCCATATTTTCCTTATATTACTTGggaatacatataaatatatacacatatattcatacctttttatttactttatttttgaaTGCCACGAGGAGGCCATAAAGGTGGGCTATTTCCAGTAAGTGGAATAAAATGGGGTATGAAcgaaagaattaaaaaaagggGTTTGTATCATAATAGAAGAGAAGACATATTAACACCCAGATGGGGATATAGATATGAGaatgaaaataagaaatactTACCTGATGGTAGTAGTAAATCATTCGATATAGATTCATCTAGAGCATGGCCTGTAGATAAAGCTCAGTGGAAATATtactataatattaatgaaagtAGATATCTATGGCCTAGTATTTGTGCAAATAATcctgaaattaaaaattatattttaaatatcatAGAAAATACTGACACGTATTTCAGTGGAATTGGTTTGGAGCAAGTAtcaaatgaaagaaaaaataaaaatttaaaaaaggatTATACGAATAATTcttattacaaaaataattatttatataatttggtACATGAACTGAATAATACCATTTATCCACAAATCGAAATTAACCTAaacaataatttaaaaagagGAAGAATACAAAAActttatgatattataaaagaagaaaatatatggaaaactactcaaaaaataaaaactccAGAAAGTGAAAATGTTTTTCCATATGTTGATGATAATGCAACGCTAATTAGGGAATTACCCCTTTCagaaattttatatacaaaaagtAATTTACGTCTAAAAGTTCGAAGACATCCAAAATGGATGAATGttcaatttttaaaaaaaaaagtcaaAATACCTTACTTGTACaggtaaatattatatgaacattACCTGTGCGATCAGGaagatatgaaaaatttGGCTATCTAGCTATTACATaattcacaaaaaaaaaaaaaaaaaaaaaaaaatattatacatatatatatatatatatatatgtgtatatattccTATATTAGTAGTAGTTGATCAATTTTTAtgttgtttttataattttataattactttttatattaattttattattttaggAGAAGAGTTGCTAGGGAGGagttacaaaaaaaagaatttggttcatttttttaaatttcataaatataactgagaataaataaacaaagataaggaaaaggaaaaagaaaatcacTTATTTTTAAAACCATGAAGGATAAGTTTAGCTCGTTCTCTACAATAtggtaaaataataaattataatatgtaatgatatatgataattatatgtaacGGTATAATGTGtagatataattatatatatatatatatatatatatatatatatgtgtgtattatttaatattaatttttttgttttatcacCTTCTGTAATCCTGCATGGTTTGAAGATCATCTCTTTCTGTTTCAGTCTCATGGCTATTTtgttgttcatatatatccTCATTTATTACGTTATCTAAactttttttatgttcatcTGTTTTTAGAAGGAATTCTAGAAAATCTGTAGACTgcaatgtatatatatatatatatatataatgtgccttagattgttttttttttttttgtcttttatattatatatatatacgtgTATTTTTTGCCTTACCTTAATGTCTGAATTGTTAACATTTAATCTATTTtgatcatataataatttttgtctaaaaggaaatatgtattacatttgtagttatatatatatatatatgtatgtatgtatattatttattcattttatttttttaataaaaagtataatatatttcataagatcatatattttattttatatttttttttttggtattatattttatattacacaaaatatttatattgctTGGTCCCATATTGTAAAAATTTCAATTTTTCAATACATTGAAGATAAAATCTTGCTGTCTGCATAGAGGATTTAtcctttttatcttttaattttttaataatattatctatTTCCTGTGAAGGGAATtcgttcatatatatatatatatattgtatttttttttttttgataataatcTTACCATCATACTTTCATTGCTAAGTGTATCTTCATTATGTTCTTcgtttttatcattttctacTGTTGAGTTACTCTTTTCATCATCAGATTGCATATATCTCATAAAAAGTGAAGAATAAGACTGGTTCTCTTTTTGCTTCattaatatttgtttatttccttttttattttttacatgttcaatttgtttttcttttaattttttgcttttaatttcattattGATGACTTTTGTATTTTCTAAATCAGTAACATATTGAAATAGGTCTTTTAAAGGACTGGGAATAATTTTAGGATATTTTGTTATCAACCTTTTTTTCGTATTTAACTTAACAAATTCGTAATATCTATGTAACGGATGATCTACATGTAAGAACggaaattttattaatacatcGTTAtctaattttaaataaaattcagCAATATCACCTtcctataaaataatatatatatataaggtgCAAGATAAAATATAGACACTATAAGAAATGATGAGCAtctaattatattttaattaatttgttcataggtattatacaaaaatatatacatacatatatatatatatatatatatatattcgtgtgtgtatatttactgtttttatattattactatgtTAACAAACATGGCTGTATACTCAATGAGCATGTGCTCTCTTAAACTTTTTGGAAGGCATATGTTTTTCTTATTGTcggaaaaaaaagatgaaaatatCTCTTCTTCATTATCTGTAAAATTGTACTGCTGTTCTAGTCCTTCATCATACTAAtaaaatgattattattaaaaagaggAAGTAATATTACAATTAAGAAGAGAaagcatacatatatatatatatatccttttaCGAGCAGATATTTATGTATACttgttcattttctttttttttatattacactcaggttatttatattatcaggAGGAGcttcattattaaaataattattactcatatttaatttacacaaaaaattttaattcataatgaaaaaaaagaaaaattacaaaaatataaaataaaaaaataaaagagtattaaaaataaaattattaaaaaattatttatttgtttaaaaaaaaaaaaaaaaaaaaaaaaatatattaagcgaaatattttccaaaaaaaaaaaaaaaaaaatatattaagcgaaatattttccaaaaaaaaaaaaaaaaaaatatattaagcgaaatattttccaaaaaaaaaaaaaaaaaaagaattttgaattaaattattttaatttattattaaaaaaaaactgtTCATAttagtttcttttttttttttttttttttttctaaaagaaaaaaatttttacataaagaaaacaaaaaatctttaaatatatataaatctataacgatttgttttataatatttgtaatatatatatatgactaCATTTTTTGTTTGCTTCTTTAATTAtgatcaaatatatatataaatatatatatatatatatatattttatgtctatagatatattttccatattaaagggaaaagaaatatacttaattttttaatgttttctttttttggggggttcattttatattttcatcacatacttaatattaacaatttttgtaattttgtATGTACACATTAAagtaatatggataataaggatgttataaaaaatgcaatgacatatacatatatatatatatatttaatataactaATGGTcctatataaacaaatttcTATAAAGGATTGAAAACACATTATATagttttatcattataatattatatatatatatatatatatatatatatatatatatatttatttatttatttatttatttatttatttatttatttattgacatttatatatcataaaagaatatatatatttctatttatgtattaaagATGAATTATCTCTCTTCTTTTTTCTGTTTAATTTTGTTCTTGTTGTATTTGAATTTCTGCGCTTGTATGTGGCCTTGGACAAAGAAATGGAAAGCAGGCAACCTAaatctttataaaaaaaaaaaaataatataatataattatgtagtGTATCCAAAATGATG contains:
- a CDS encoding ribonuclease H2 subunit A, putative, with product MEPIIIDNLYEFGNEEVRLGIDEAGRGPVLGPMVYSGFYCNKEHEKLLKEMKIDDSKKITEADREKMFVKLNNSKLPFGWRVHILLPQDISAKMLKKQKYNLNEISHDTAISIIEHVINRGCNLTEVFVDTVGKASVYEEKLQKMFPHIKCTVKEKADSLYPVVSAASICAKVTRDFLLKKWKYEEPIINIDNGFGSGYPGDPVTKNFLKNNFDSVFGFPSIVRFSWSTADTMLENLGEKIEWYDDEEGNDSKALKRKIPFDYSKFKSPYIKRSTFYSKNGLDLVENL
- a CDS encoding hexokinase, with product MSEYDIAKNDVTYTKLDTIECDIPINEELSWRINKFVNQLRISYSTLEEFVDNFVYELKKGLEAHRKHPNLWIPHECSFKMLDSCIANIPTGQEKGTYYAIDFGGTNFRAVRASLDGKGKIKRDQETYSLKFTGSYSHEKGLLDKHATASQLFDHFAERIKYIMGEFNDLDNKEVKSVGFTFSFPCTSPSINCSILIDWTKGFETGRATNDPVEGRDVCKLMNDAFVRAAIPAKVCCVLNDAVGTLMSCAYQKGRGTPPCYIGIILGTGSNGCYYEPEWKKYKYAGKIINIEFGNFDKDLPTSPIDLVMDWYSANRSRQLFEKMISGAYLGEIVRRFMVNVLQSACSKKMWISDSFNSESGSVVLNDTSKNFEDSRKVAKAAWDMDFTDEQIYVLRKICEAVYNRSAALAAGTIAAIAKRIKIIEHSKFTCGVDGSLFVKNAWYCKRLQEHLKVILADKAENLIIIPADDGSGKGAAITAAVIALNADIPQLP